One Verrucomicrobiia bacterium genomic window, AAAGGCGAGGTGCAGGAGATTGTCGATTTCCTGCGGGACCCCAGGAAATATCAGCGCGTCGGCGGCAATTTGCCCAAAGGCGTTTTGCTGATCGGTCCTCCGGGCACAGGCAAGACCATGCTGGCCAAGGCGATTGCTTGCGAGGCCAAAGCCAATTTCTTCAGCGCGCACGGCAGCGACTTCACGGAGGTCTTTGTCGGCGTGGGCGCCAAGCGAGTGCGGCAACTCTTCCGGTTGGCGCGGCAGAATCAACCGGCCATTATCTTCATCGATGAAATCGACTGTGTGGGCAAGAACCGTAAATTTGAAACACACGGCGAGCATCAGCAAACCATCAACGCGCTCCTGGCGGCGATGGACGGTTTTGAAACCAGCCAGGGGGTTGTGGTGGTTGCGGCAACCAACCGGCCAGAGGATTTGGACGAGGCCCTGCTGCGGCCCGGACGCTTCGACCGGAAAGTGAATGTTCCCTATCCCGACATGAAGGGGCGGCGGGCGATTCTGCAGAGCCACGCGGAAGGCAAACCGATTCTGGAACCGGGCAGGGCGCTGGACGTGATCGCGCAGACGACGCCGGGAATGTCCGGAGCGGACCTGGCGAACCTGATCAACGAAGCGGCGATTCTCTGCGCGCAGCAGAACGCGGATCAGATCACACTGACCGAACTCGAGTCGGCGCGCGACAAGGTCCGTTACGGCAAGGAGCGCAAATCGATGGTGCTCAAACAGAGGGAACGGGAGATGGTGGCTTATCATGAAGCAGGCCATACGCTCATTCATCTGCAGACCTCGCTGCTGCCGCCCCTTTACAAAGTGAGCATTGTCCCGCGCGGCCAGGCCCTCGGTGTCACCACCTTGTTGCCCGACGAAGACCAGAACCTGCAAAGCAAGAGCTTTCTGCTGGAAGAATTGCTCGTCCTGATGGGCGGACGGGCTGCGGAGAAAACCTTTTACGACTCGACCACCAATGGGGCGGCAGGGGACCTGGACATCGCGCGCAAGGTCGCCCGCAAGATGATCCATGAATGGGGCATGGGCGAGAAGCTCTACTACGAGCCGGAGCAACGCCAGGCCGAAGAGGAGATAAACCGGTTGCTCGAAGCTGCGGACCAGCAGGCGCACCGGCTTATCCAGGAGCACAAGGAGCAGACCGAGAAGCTCGCGCAGGCCCTGCTGGCCCGGGAGACCCTAACCCGCCAAGAGGTGCTGGCATTGCTGGATTGACGGAGGCAGCGCATTCCAAATATTCAATCACCGGCTCGATACACTCTCGGGCGGGGCATTGGTGGAAGCGGGGGCGGGCGGTTCGGCCTCTGCGGCCATACCCAGCTTGGAGCGTAGGACAGCGCGGACCTCCGGTGGCAGGCCGTGCCCGGGGTCGAGCAAGCCCTTCAAAACGTCGCGTTGTGTTTGTTCGATGGGCGGCATGGGGATGGCGTCTTTGCGCGGGGCAGTGTTGCTGGAATAAAGTTTTTGGACTTTATTGGCCAAGAGTTTGAACCCGGCGGCGCGCTCGTCCTGTCCGCCCGCCAGGCAGGTGTAGGCGTTGATCAGCAGGCCTTCAATGACGCTTTTGACCCGGTCGCGCGACATGGCATCACTCACATCCTCCTGAGTCCGGTCCACGGCGTATTCATCGAGCGTGAGGTTTCTTGGGAAAGAGTTGGTTGTGAAATCGAGGAGTGTTTTATTGGGATATTTTTCCGCCAAATAGTTGAACCAGCGGGAGGCCTCGGGGATGCGGTTGTGCTCGTAAAGGAAGTAAACGGCATCACGGAGGAAATTGCGATGCGCGCTGAGGATGTGGTCGCGGTCGGGCGGGTCTTCTTTGGCCGCTTCTTCGTAGGCATAGCTGACTTTGGGGATGATATCGAGGTTGGGACCGAACTCGGCGATTGCTTTGTTGAAAGGGTTGGGGATGAGCCGTCCGCGCTGAAAACTGACCATCATCGATTGGTAGATGAGCCGCCGGAGTGTCAGCAGGTCAATGGTTTTTATCTTGGTAGGGTTTTCCTCGGCCTTTTTCAAGCCCATGGCGCCCCAATAAACGGCGGAGGCCTCGGGCAGGCGCCACTCGAGTGGGCCATATTGTTCATCCACCTTTTTCATGAAAACCGGGTCCATTTTGTAATGGTCCTCCAGCAGGCGGGCGCGATTTGTTTGGTCCTGGGTTTGGGGATGGATCAACTCGTCGAGATTGGGGGTTTTTTTGCCGAAGACTTTGGACATCTCGTTGAGCCATTGTTGCTTGTAGTACATGTTCCCATCGTCGAGGTTCGCGCCGATCTTATTTTGGAACAACCAGCCCAGCTCGCGGTAGAGGAGCGGCTCATTCGGGTTTTCGGGCAGGCCTTGATCGCGCAACAACTCGATGCCGGCCTCGACCCAACGCCAGCGGTCGGAATAATCCTTGAACTTGACGGAGATATTGTAGGCCATGTTCCAGGCTTGGTTGGCCCAGACCAGCACAAAGTGCGGCTCCAGTTTGGTGATCCAATCTGCCAATTGCGCCATCTCGAAGAACTTGTCCTGGTCCTGCAAATCGTTGGCGCGAATCCAGAGGATGTTCGAGATGAGGCCGCGAAAACCGCCCAAAGCGATGGTGGTGAAGGCGAGGGCGGGAGGTGCGTTTTCGAGGGGTTGGATACGGGTCAGGCCGAGCGAGTCGCGGTCGTGGTTCATCGATTCCTGGATGAAATAGGTGACGGTGAGCAGCGCACAGGCCAGAAGCAGCAGCATTGCTTTTTTTAGGCGGCTGTTCATGTCGAGGGCCGGCGGAAATCGCGAGCTTCTGGAATTGCCGCCTTCATTGGGTTCCTTGGGCGGTAGCCAATTCCCGGCGGTTAAAGATGACGATGCCAAACAGGGCGCTGATGCCGCCCAGCAACAGGACGATTTGACCAAAGGCCAGCCCGAGCTCTGTCCAGGTGATGCACCGGCCCGTGCTCAAGGAATCGACAGGAGAAAAATCCTTTGCCAGGTTGATGACCTTCAGCGCCGCTTTGAAAGTGGGGATAATAACAATATCAGCGGGAGTCCAGCCCTTGGTGCTTTTCTCGGCATTCCAACCGGCCACAGTGCCTTCATCGACGGCGTTG contains:
- a CDS encoding AAA family ATPase, whose protein sequence is MRYLKNVKLLSAIAVVLSGVVLTLVWFNHVPAREITRPELEQLMQTKALTGVRVSPTPYSGFYHIEANHVTGNHTERVFVTTHLEEAQVKALFDKAEVKADLPGQSLRGQWINLLSTGVIAALVIGLMAYQYNVGRGKNSRVRQRPKVSFQDVAGIEEAKGEVQEIVDFLRDPRKYQRVGGNLPKGVLLIGPPGTGKTMLAKAIACEAKANFFSAHGSDFTEVFVGVGAKRVRQLFRLARQNQPAIIFIDEIDCVGKNRKFETHGEHQQTINALLAAMDGFETSQGVVVVAATNRPEDLDEALLRPGRFDRKVNVPYPDMKGRRAILQSHAEGKPILEPGRALDVIAQTTPGMSGADLANLINEAAILCAQQNADQITLTELESARDKVRYGKERKSMVLKQREREMVAYHEAGHTLIHLQTSLLPPLYKVSIVPRGQALGVTTLLPDEDQNLQSKSFLLEELLVLMGGRAAEKTFYDSTTNGAAGDLDIARKVARKMIHEWGMGEKLYYEPEQRQAEEEINRLLEAADQQAHRLIQEHKEQTEKLAQALLARETLTRQEVLALLD